The Peribacillus simplex genome contains a region encoding:
- the nagE gene encoding N-acetylglucosamine-specific PTS transporter subunit IIBC: protein MLNFLQKIGKALMLPIAVLPAAALLLRLGQPDLLDIPFMAASGKAIFDNLAILFALGIAIGLSKDGSGAAALAGLVGYFVLTNGTQAINKDINMAVLGGIISGIVAALLYNRYSEIKLPEWLGFFSGKRFVPIITSLAMIILAGIFGFVWPPIQDVINSVGDWITGAGALGAGVFGVLNRLLLPVGLHHVLNSMVWFVFGEYNGATGDINRFFAGDPTAGPFMTGFFPIMMFGLPAAAFAMIAAAKKEKRKLVTGMLVGLAFTSFLTGITEPIEFLFMFIAPVLYVIHALLTGVSLALAVILDIHHGFGFSAGAIDYFLNFGIAQKPLWLIPIGLVYAAVYFVIFYFVIKIMDLKTPGREDDEEVVEEETIVKTGDKYTDMGSLFIQDLGGKENIMLIDNCATRLRLQVADSGNVNEAALKRHGARGVMKLNKSSVQVIVGTNVEFVANAMKQLVKNGVDPSKVKTSPSAQVAEDKMEENQALGANDFVLPIEGTVLPIEQVPDQVFAMKMMGDGFAIEPVNGKLVSPIDGEVLSIFPTNHALGLKMDNGLEILIHVGLDTVKLNGEGFTSLVQEGQRITKGTPLLEIDLDFIKRNAPSTVTPIIFTNLPEGTAVKLQKSGIQKQNTPDIIQLEKL, encoded by the coding sequence CCGGATTTACTTGATATTCCATTTATGGCTGCCTCGGGAAAAGCGATTTTTGATAACCTTGCCATATTGTTCGCTTTAGGTATAGCAATTGGTTTATCAAAAGATGGAAGCGGTGCTGCGGCATTAGCAGGTCTTGTTGGTTACTTTGTTTTAACGAATGGTACACAAGCGATTAACAAAGATATCAACATGGCTGTATTAGGCGGTATTATATCGGGTATAGTTGCAGCTCTTCTATATAATAGATATTCCGAAATAAAACTCCCTGAATGGCTTGGATTCTTTTCAGGGAAACGATTCGTCCCGATCATCACTTCGCTGGCGATGATTATACTTGCGGGAATATTCGGTTTTGTTTGGCCGCCGATTCAAGATGTAATCAATAGTGTCGGAGACTGGATTACAGGTGCAGGGGCATTGGGTGCCGGCGTATTCGGCGTATTGAATCGCTTATTGCTTCCAGTAGGATTGCATCATGTCTTGAATAGTATGGTTTGGTTCGTTTTTGGTGAATACAATGGAGCGACAGGTGATATAAATCGTTTCTTCGCAGGGGACCCGACTGCAGGGCCCTTCATGACCGGTTTTTTCCCGATCATGATGTTCGGTCTTCCAGCCGCAGCATTTGCGATGATTGCAGCTGCTAAAAAAGAGAAACGTAAATTGGTGACGGGGATGCTTGTTGGGTTAGCTTTCACTTCTTTCCTAACAGGAATCACTGAACCTATTGAATTTTTGTTCATGTTCATCGCACCGGTGTTATATGTAATACATGCCCTTTTAACCGGGGTCTCCCTGGCACTTGCTGTCATATTGGATATCCATCATGGGTTTGGATTCTCCGCAGGGGCCATTGATTATTTCTTGAACTTTGGTATAGCGCAAAAACCGCTATGGTTAATACCGATTGGCTTGGTATACGCGGCAGTTTACTTCGTGATTTTCTATTTTGTCATCAAGATCATGGATTTAAAAACACCTGGCCGTGAAGACGATGAGGAAGTTGTGGAAGAAGAAACAATTGTGAAAACAGGGGATAAATATACCGATATGGGATCGCTTTTCATTCAAGATCTTGGCGGTAAAGAGAATATAATGCTAATTGATAACTGTGCAACGCGCTTGCGTTTACAAGTGGCCGATTCAGGAAATGTGAATGAAGCAGCCTTGAAAAGGCATGGTGCACGCGGTGTCATGAAGTTGAATAAATCGAGTGTGCAGGTCATTGTTGGAACGAATGTTGAATTCGTTGCAAATGCAATGAAACAACTTGTCAAGAATGGCGTCGATCCAAGCAAAGTGAAAACAAGTCCATCTGCACAAGTGGCAGAGGATAAAATGGAAGAAAACCAAGCTTTGGGTGCAAATGACTTTGTCCTTCCGATTGAAGGAACCGTTTTACCGATCGAACAAGTTCCCGATCAGGTGTTTGCCATGAAAATGATGGGGGATGGCTTTGCTATCGAGCCAGTCAACGGAAAACTAGTATCCCCAATCGATGGGGAAGTTCTAAGTATCTTCCCGACAAATCATGCACTGGGATTAAAAATGGATAATGGTCTGGAAATTCTGATCCATGTTGGGTTGGATACAGTTAAACTAAATGGCGAAGGCTTTACATCCCTTGTGCAAGAAGGTCAAAGAATAACAAAAGGAACACCTCTTTTGGAAATTGATTTAGATTTCATAAAAAGGAATGCACCATCAACGGTCACTCCTATTATATTCACTAACTTACCAGAAGGAACGGCAGTGAAATTGCAAAAGTCAGGGATCCAGAAACAAAATACACCAGATATCATCCAATTGGAAAAACTATAA
- a CDS encoding AAA family ATPase: MNSNSKLVSKLLPFLTALIVIIAGVSWYVVTQSKDMVIPFSSVEKTIKAQNGALVTIEEKRNGTLHISTPDGEYVSNIPPNSQMINKLVETYNVQYSFSSTNKSALWILGGLMAALVTTGVIIQKKSKNGLRIGSKKQSLSTPKPLPEITLDDVGGLQSEIKQEILQTLTTLKEPERSAKIGIKPPQGILLYGPPGTGKTLLAQAIAKELGANFFSTSGSAFNEMFVGVGAARVRSLFQNARKQSPAVIFIDEVDALAGKRKAHGGEEGEKTLTELLVQLDGGHPNEGILFIAATNRKDMLDEAFLRPGRIDFSFQVPLPDTQGRKEIIDIHTKGKRLATDVLASLDELAESTSGFSGADLSSLFDTASRHALRNEQDMIRKQDLDYAIDRTILGATSRTLNDTDTKRRVAIHESGHALIAALTKPGSVRKATIIPRGEALGYVAPIPKELHLATASELLDQVKMILAGGVAERMYLGEHSIGVGGDVQQAKHLLEQMVDTGMLQDGFTLTFNKGEKEQKMQELFTKAISETEMLIESNRLQYEELVEELLKKETLEGSEVQRIVDASEITGICSNA, translated from the coding sequence CGAAATTGCTGCCGTTCCTTACGGCTCTCATTGTGATAATTGCTGGAGTCAGTTGGTATGTTGTTACTCAGTCAAAGGATATGGTCATTCCCTTTTCTTCGGTGGAAAAGACGATTAAAGCCCAAAATGGAGCCCTAGTCACCATTGAAGAAAAAAGAAATGGCACTCTTCACATCTCCACGCCAGATGGAGAATATGTTTCCAATATTCCTCCCAACAGTCAAATGATCAATAAACTTGTCGAAACTTATAACGTTCAATATTCTTTTTCATCAACTAATAAATCTGCATTATGGATTTTAGGCGGATTAATGGCGGCTCTCGTCACAACCGGTGTCATAATACAGAAGAAATCAAAGAACGGATTGCGGATCGGCAGTAAAAAACAAAGCCTTTCCACCCCAAAGCCCCTGCCAGAGATAACTTTGGATGATGTAGGCGGTTTGCAATCCGAAATCAAACAGGAAATCCTACAGACACTCACTACACTGAAGGAACCTGAACGTTCAGCTAAAATTGGAATTAAGCCGCCTCAAGGCATTTTATTATATGGCCCCCCTGGAACGGGGAAAACGCTGCTTGCACAGGCAATTGCAAAAGAGCTTGGTGCAAACTTCTTCTCAACGAGCGGTTCAGCCTTCAACGAAATGTTTGTTGGAGTCGGTGCAGCCCGTGTCCGCAGCCTTTTCCAAAATGCACGTAAGCAATCGCCAGCTGTCATTTTCATCGATGAAGTAGACGCGTTGGCTGGTAAAAGGAAAGCTCATGGCGGGGAAGAAGGCGAAAAAACGTTAACTGAACTGCTTGTGCAATTGGATGGAGGCCATCCAAATGAAGGCATTTTATTCATTGCAGCGACCAACCGGAAAGATATGCTCGATGAGGCATTTCTACGTCCGGGCAGGATCGATTTTTCTTTCCAAGTTCCACTTCCAGATACACAAGGAAGAAAGGAAATCATCGATATCCATACGAAGGGAAAGCGTCTAGCGACAGATGTCCTGGCTTCCCTGGATGAGTTGGCTGAAAGTACATCCGGTTTCTCCGGCGCTGACTTAAGCTCCCTGTTCGATACTGCCTCACGTCATGCCCTGAGGAATGAACAGGACATGATTCGTAAGCAGGACCTTGATTACGCCATTGACCGTACGATACTTGGAGCGACATCACGTACCTTGAATGACACGGATACGAAGCGGCGCGTGGCCATTCATGAAAGTGGACATGCCCTGATTGCAGCTTTGACAAAGCCCGGTTCCGTCCGAAAGGCGACCATCATTCCGCGTGGGGAAGCCCTTGGATATGTAGCGCCAATACCAAAAGAACTCCATCTGGCAACAGCCAGTGAATTGCTTGATCAAGTCAAAATGATCTTAGCAGGTGGCGTGGCGGAAAGAATGTATCTAGGAGAACATAGCATCGGTGTAGGCGGAGATGTACAACAGGCGAAGCACCTGCTTGAACAAATGGTCGATACCGGAATGCTTCAAGATGGATTTACCCTCACCTTTAATAAAGGTGAGAAGGAGCAAAAGATGCAGGAATTATTCACAAAAGCGATTTCTGAAACGGAAATGTTGATTGAGTCGAATCGCTTACAATATGAAGAGCTCGTTGAAGAGTTATTGAAAAAAGAGACACTTGAGGGATCGGAAGTTCAGCGTATCGTTGATGCTTCAGAAATAACCGGCATATGCTCGAATGCTTAA